Proteins found in one Oncorhynchus mykiss isolate Arlee chromosome 3, USDA_OmykA_1.1, whole genome shotgun sequence genomic segment:
- the LOC110505238 gene encoding lanosterol synthase, which yields MQGTSGSQLWDTAFAVQAFLEAGDQDSPSLEECLKHAHQFLTITQPGPGECASPVGFGSAWRPWPAWVIATTMEGL from the exons atgCAG GGGACCAGTGGATCACAGCTATGGGACACAGCTTTTGCAGTACAGGCCTTTCTAGAG GCAGGGGATCAGGACAGCCCCAGTTTAGAAGAGTGCCTTAAACACGCCCACCAGTTCCTAACCATCACACAG CCAGGTCCTGGGGAGTGTGCTTCACCTGTGGGGTTTGGTTCGGCTTGGAGGCCTTGGCCTGCATGGGTCATAGCTACCACAATGG AGGGCCTGTGA